DNA sequence from the Juglans microcarpa x Juglans regia isolate MS1-56 chromosome 5S, Jm3101_v1.0, whole genome shotgun sequence genome:
GTCATAGCCACAGCTCTGTCGTGCTACCCCAACGCCACCATCGCCTCAGACCCACCTTGTCCCTCACGGTGAGCCATAGCCGAATGATCCCACAACTTCTCCATCTCTCCCCGtaatctctctctgtctctctcagaTTCaatttctctgtctctctcataactctctctcactctcagttGCATAGCCGCCACTCGTCGGAGTTGCCACCGTGCCCAACCATGAGCCGCCACTAGTTGTTGATCACGGTAAGCCACTGCCACTACCTCTCAAGTAAGGCCATTCCGTAAGAGTTTATCACTAATATTAGGAAGTGTGTTATGGAAAATTACAAGGGTACCCCTGCTCAGTTAGTGTTGATAGAAGGGTCTATGGATTCCTCTAGTAAAAATTTGATAGTATTTTAAGGTTAATCATCTGATAAATTGTGCAATTATacgaaaagtaaaataattggagaatggcgatattttagagtttttgaggattttacatttaggaaatataggttattttaatagtttaggttttaaataaagtcacgtgtttaattagaaatttatgaaaatttgcatgtttattttttataggcgACCGACTACACGttgaaaatagtggattagcattgcaaggtaagtagcatgatcatacccttacacgtatgtacggtaaattgcttgtcttttataaaaatattatgcatgtacaccCACCATTGGAAGctcctttttacgtacccaagacgtgataaaattatgaaaatccatgattttatgtgaagaattATGCATTAAGTTAttcatgaaaattcatgattttattaaatgagttatgcatcaaaagatttatgaaacttcatgattttatgtgagagttatgcattaaagtaatttatgaaaagccatgcatgattttatgtgaagatttatgcattgaagtatttatgaaaaatcatgattttatgtaaggTGTCATGTATCACGACATGTtatgaaaaaatgcaatttcatttgaaatctaagatatgatatgacaagataTGACAAATATGTatgcaatttcttttgaaatctatgatatgacaagtatgcaagtattattatgataaaatatgtaatggcttatgttgtgatatgaagaCAGTACCTACGTTATGGGGATATTACATTGTCAGGTCGTGCatgttggtagtgcacccagtatgtcttccttgtgtatggattccacaacccgcagCCACGAACGGAATcgaaatctacttagattcgcttaccctaactcacgggggtcaataGTGGGTAatggcctatgataagtgaaagataagttcatattcatgttcatattaattacatatgtatttgtgagtatgcacgttttccaagaaactttatgtttattatgtttactgtatgatatgttacttattgagtattcgactcatttttgtatatttttattttttaaaccacTCAGGTGATGACCTTTATGAGGTTGAGACTGCAGAACAAGACTTGACCCTGGGAGGCGAGGCTGAGGCCTAAacaaattatgctatgattagttttatggtttaaggtttaaataaattattttgataagcacatgagacttcgtttttttttaaaataagtgcttccgcatactttattttagattttcagtatttattgaagtttgttttatttatgaaaattttttacatctggcgctttgttaaaaagaaaagcttttaagtttaagtttactAGTAGCACACTGACtccccaaaaattctaaaatgtattttcggaaagcggggtgttacagttagTATCAGATCCAGGTCAAAAGATTTTgtagacttttcaaaataaagagaGGAAAACTTTTgcaaagaatttaaaaaaaaaaaaaactgagaagttttggaaaatagaaaatgaaggaaagaaatgtcTAGGCCAAGGTCTCCCCAAGGTAGGTTCTACTCTGTAGTAAGTATgttataagttttcttttagTAGTTGAATGCATTTTGATTGACATTATTAAAACATGCATGTTAGAATGGCACCCCGTGGAAGAAGACCACGCATACCCCACTCTGAGAACAATATTGTACAAGATGATAATTCAGAAGTACTCATTGCTGCAGCGACACGTTTCTTTTAAAGGATGGTCAATGGTGATATGGTGGTAGGTAGAACCCCAGAGGTATGATGCACATTAGAACAGTTCTCCCGCCAGCACCCACCTACTTTCGACGGCAGATCAAATGCCATGGATGCAAAGAGCTAGATTGAACTATTGGAGCAGATCTTGGAGGCACTTTATTGCACAGACGATCAGAAGGTGACTTATGCTGCTTTTAACTTAACAGATGCGGCAAACAAGTGGTGGAAGCCAACACGAGCACTCTTGCAGATGGAACTAGGAGATGGAGTCCCTATCACATGGGAGTGTTTTAGGAAGATATTTTTGGAGCGTTTCTTTCCTTAGACTCTTCACGAGTCTAGGGCCTGTCAGTTTGCAGATCTTACTCAGGGAACAATGATAGTAGACCAATACGCTAGCAAATTCATGGAATTGTCCCGTTTCACTAGTTACTTAATtccagatgaggaaaagaaagcagAAAAGTTTGAGTGCGGTTTAAATCGCAGGATTAGGGAGCGTGTACGTACTCTTAGGATTCGGAGTTTCACGGAGTTGGTCACCCGTGCTACCATTGCTGAAGAAGACATTCAAGAAAGTATCGACTACAATGATCAAAGTgacagcagcaacaacaactcCAACTAGCATCACATAGGGAAAAGAGGCATTTTCAGGATAATGGACAACGACCACGACAGGGCCAATCAGGATGGCTCCCCATGTGTGAGAAGTGTAGTAAGAGGCATGCAGGGAAATGTTTGATGGGGACCGAAACATGTTTCAAGTTTGGGAAGGAAGGACATCATCTTCGAGACTGTCCTGGGAAGAACATAGCTACTAATCAAGCTACAAGAGATGGACAGAAGAATATGGCACCAGCTCGAGTTTTCTCCTTGGCACAGTTGCGTGACACCGATGCGCCCGTCAATGAGAACACAGGTAACTAATTTCCTCAACTAGAAATATTGATTATTGTTGGGATATTAGGTAAGTAGGTTGTGATATTCATGATGACTATTGGAAATATTTCATGTGCTATAGGTAGCACGATTCTATCTCAGCATGAATTATAGGAGTTAGAATATGAATTTGGAGAGTCTTAGGTTAcaatttatttgagattatttttacatgtagagagttttatttttgtatgtggAGAATTTAATTACTTTTCTGTGGAGTTCAAATAATCATCTAGTCAAATCATTTTAGGCTTGTAATCAAATCCATTATTTAGGTTTACAATTTTGGAGAATAAGTGAGATTTAAGAATAAATCTCGAAGGACTAAAAGCCTCAGAAAAATAGGTTTGACCAATTGATCAAGAATTTAGAATaaagacaaagaaagaaagaggtgAATAGTGCAATGGTTTTTGAGGTCTAGTAAATTCCGAGGACGAAATTCTATAAGGAGGGGAGATTGTAACGAcctgattttatatttttattttttttagggattaattacaaataattttttaagccCAATCAATGAGTTAAAACCCATATGAgaattatcaaataatttttttattttatttttaaacctagagttaaagctccattattattattttatttttaactccaAGCACATGAGTGTTAGAGTCCAAAGACTATTACCattcttatttcattttcatgataaaactcctagctaccagcttttattttataaatttcaaacacgCACGAAATCTAATCCACTCCCATGCACGTatgtctcttcttctttttcactagggttttcattggtctatatatagatgCTTATTACGTCCAGTCCGAGCCAATATTTCCAGTGTGAACAACCAGCCTTTTCCTCAAGTCGAAACCAAACCCAACAACCCACGTCTTCTTCCCCACGTTGCACTCTGATCCCTTCCACGCCAACCCAAACTGGAAGCCGCACTCCTTAAGCCCTTGCACGCTGCCTCCACTTCATGGACGGCCTCCAGGCCACGCCCAGGAAAGAAGCAATCGAGAACCACCTGCACTATGGAACCCGTGCGTTAGCATTGCGCAGCCCCACGTAAAGCATAAAACTTGGCCTCCTTCCATAAACCAGACCACTTACCTCGATGGAACCACCACACCCCGTAAGCCACGAGCACACAATCTTCCTCCACCATGAGCCTCTTCCTCCAAGCCGCTCCTCTCTCTACCGTGAACTACCACGGAAACTGAACCCACGCACCCACACGGCACCAACCATCACCCACGGCGACACCACTGCCCAGAACATGCTGACGCCACCTCAAGAAAGATGGAACAACCGCTGTGCTGCCCTGGCACCGCTTAACACCAACACTGCAAACCTCCTTGCACCACCACCAAAAGCCTCTGTTTTTCTGCACCATAAGCAGAGTGTGCGTTCTCCCTCGCCAGCCACCTCATCTCGCCGGAAACGGCCACACGTCATAGCCACAGCTTGGTCGTGCTACCCCAATGCCACCATCGCCTCAGACCCGCCTTGTCCCTAACGGTGAGCCATAGCCGAACGATCCCACTACTTTTACGTCTCTCcccgtaatctctctctctctctctctcataaaatcTCAGTTGAATAGCCGCCACTCGTCGGAGTTGCCATCGTGCCCAGCCACGAGCTGCCACTAGTTGTTGATCACGGTAAGCCACTTCCATTACCTCTCGAGTAAGGTCATTTCGTAAGAGTTTATCACTAATATTAGGAAGGGTCTATGGAAAATTACAAGGGTACCCTTGCTTAGTTAGTGTTGATAGAAGGGTCTATGGATTCCTATAGTAAATGATAGTATTTTAAGGTTAATCATCTGATAAATTATGCAATTATACGAAAGGTAAAATAAttggaaaatgatgatattttagagtttttaagGATTTTAGATTTAGGAAATATAGGTTAATTTAATagttaggttttaaataaagtcacaggtttaattagaaatttatgaaaatatgcgtgtttattttttataggcaaCCGACTACGTgctgaaaatagtggattagcgttgcaaggtaagtagcatgatcatacccttacacgtatgtacagTAAATTgcttgtcttttataaaaatattatgcatgtacaccCACCATTGGAAGCCCTTTTTTATGTACCCAagacatgataaaattatgaaaatccatgatttgGTGTGAAGAATTATACATTAAGTTAttcatgaaaattcatgattttatgaaatgagttatgcatcaaaagatttatgaaacttcatgattttatgtgagagttatgcattaaagtaatttatgaaaatccatgcatgattttatgtgaagatttatgtattgaagtatttatgaaaaatcatgattttatgtaaggTGTCATGTATCACGACATGTTATGAAAAAATGCGATTTCACttaaaatctatgatatgatatgacaagtatgtatgtgatttcttttgaaatctatgatatgacaagtatgtaagtatgattatgataaaatatgtaacggcctatgttatgatatgaagacggtacctacgttatgggcatattgcattgacAGGttgtgcatgctggtagtgcacccagtatgtcttcgtTATGTATGGATTTCACAACCCACGACCGCGGGTAAAATCGAAATCTTCTTAGATTCGCTAActctaactcacgggggtcaattCTGGGTAAcgacctatgataagtgaaagataaattcatattcatgttaattacatatgtatttgtgagtatgcacattttccaagaaaccttatgtttactgtatgatgtgttgcttattgagtattcgactcatttttatatatttttatgtttttaaactacccAGGTGGTGaaatttatgaggatgagactgcagtACAGGACTTGATCCCGAGAGGCGAGGCAAAGGCCTAGacaaattatgctatgattagttttatggtttaagatttaaataaattattttgataaatacatgagactttcgtattttttttttaaataagtgtttcCGCCgactttattttagattttcagtatttattgaagtttgctttatttatggaaatatttctcATCTGacgctttgttaaaaaaaaaagtttttaagttgaagtttagtagtagcatatTGACTcctcaaaaattctaaaatatttttttgggaagcggggtgttacagactTTAATTTGTGTAGTATTGAGATCAATCTTTTTGTGCATAACAAAAATAGATATGGAGACAAAGGGTTCCCTTGTCTAACCATCACTTCCTCTAAATAATCACACTACAATTGATCATAAGTCTTGCTAATATCCAGTTTGAGGGATAAGTAACctgtctttctttttcttttttttgtcttaaaaaaTGCATCTATAGATATTGGAGGCATGTGAGTGAGGCTCAAACACCTATTAAATCGAGCCAAACCTAGTCCTATCATGTAGATAgatggttttttaattttagtagaCTTCTGTAAGCCACAGAAGTTTCAAACATAATTGATCAAAAttcaacatataaaaaaaagaatatttgtcTCTACCTCATTCatctttggttttattttaatataaagaaaatataattaattaccttATATCATTGACAAAAAGCATACCTCCAATTTAGGCGTGATTGACTGGGCAAAGAGAAAGAGACCCTTTCAAGTCATTAGCGTGTGGATTATCAACGACGCTCCAAAGTCCAAAATCTTGCATCAGTCTGAACATGAAAAGTATTTATCAAGAGTGGCTAATGTCCCTATctcatttatatcatttatttcGTTAAAGACATTTATATCGTTTATTTTGTTTatcacaatttaaaaaaatagtaatatagtgccatgtaatttattaaaaaaattaaaaaaattatatttacaataaaataacttttgaaaacataaaaagatgaaaattaaaatcttaaattatctctactttttatatttgtgttttaattttttagaccTTTTAATAAGAACCGCAATGTAGTGTTAGATCAAAGACCAGAATGTGTCCTATAAATTAGAGGCAtaacagaaaaaaatataaatgaaggaaaatgatatttttttaatattatttttattttgagatttgaaaaaattaaattatttattttatttatataaaaatttgaacaaattgtaatgattaaatgagatgaattaagatgtgGTATTTTAtgtatcatctcatgatgtagtattagatgataattttacaaataaaatataataaatactctataatcatctaatatcatattatgaGACGATGATATTtagaatgatgaataacattactATTTACATTAATGATATATTTGAGGGAGAAAAAGCACGGAATTAGCTGAGTAGTATCATATGAGATTAAAcactaaaatatgaaaaaatctattcatcattttaatttttattatattataatttgatattaaatgatatgtttataaataaaatgtaataaataatttttaataatataatactatattataaaatgataaaaaaataataaaagtttgaatgacgagtaattctaaaaaattatcttcgACGCCCCTTTCGGTCTGTCCAGTCAGTTTCTACTGCGTCCACTGACTCCCCCGAAAACGAGTATTGACCCGTCCCGAGTCAACGGTCGTCCTTTGTCCACAGAAGTCGACGTCGTTTCGAGCCTTATTGTCATTTCGACGAAATTTCCCAACAAAGAGAATCGGACGTCAGCCCAACCCCACTCAAATACACTCGAAGAATCAAAACCACCCTTTAAAATCCGACGACTGCACTCCTCCCCCTCCGACTTCCATTATCGCCGACGCAAAGTCCGAGTCAGCCTGCCGGCCGATTCTCCGCCATGGCCATAGATGCTGAGCACAAGTCTCCGTCTGACGGAAAATCCTGGAACTTCTTCAAGCTACCGTTTCTTCACTCTGCCGCTGGGAATAATAGCACCAATACGACGTCTTCGTCGTCTTCGTACAACGCTCATCACCAGAATAATCACAGACATGATGATAATAGTAATGATATCCATAATAATCATCCATTGGTGGAGGGATCGAATCCTCCTCACGCCTCAAACTCGGTATCTTCTGTTGCTAGGTCGCTCCTCCCGGCCcggcgtcggctcaagctcgaTCCGTCTAATAAGCTCTACTTTCCCTGTACGTATTTCGTTTCTTTTGCTTACGTCCCCGTTTCGTATCTCTCTTGTGTCTGAGTTTTGTTCGATCTCGATCTGACTTCGGGTGGTTTATTCTTTTGTACTTCATGAATTGACAATTCTATTCGATCgcaaaaatattctcattataTAAATCGATTTGTGGCTCAAACTGTTTGCGAAATTCGCTTTGGTGCGGATTTTGTTGGTATCTCTAGAGGGGTAAAAAAGGAGCAAGATAAAGCTCACCTGTTTGGATTTTATTCTCTGTAAGAAAGTTAACCGTGTTTGTGTTTGTCTTGTTGGTGCTGGCCTAGAAGGAGAGATAGTAAATGGAACTGCGAAGTTGATAATTCAGAAGAACTTTCAAAATATGTCATGGTCGTATTGTTGGAATATGTTTGGTTTCTGAAAAGTACAAGTGAAACGAGAGAACGCAACATTGTTAGAGTGGGTAGTTCATTAGTGCTGGAGAACCATATTATCGAAGTCCTACTAGAAAATATCCCTAGACGCTTCCAATTCAAAACTTATTGGGACTTTGAATGTACAAGGTTTGAACTTGTATGATCCTCGTTCTCTCCGTCATTTGGTCCCGAAGCTTGCTTTTGTTCTTTATTTCGTATCGCTGTTGTAATATTACTACATGCTTGCTTGATTCCCTTATTCTTGCCCGATgaagatgatttaattattcAGCTTATTTCGTTCTTAATTTTGTATCTTTTGCTGGATTAACTTATTTTTTCCTGGTGATTGAGTTATTCATCTGTTTTCCTTTTGAAGATGAACCTGGCAAACAGGTAAGGAGTGCTGTTAGGATTAAAAACACGAGCAAATCCCATGTAGCTTTTAAGGTAAATACAagttttttcttatgttttctttttccagtgGTCATTTGTCATTGAGTATTGGTTATTATGTTATTCCTGGAAATAAGGAGATATATCCCAGAAATAAAATTTACTGTTACATATAAGGCTATTTCTCAGAGGAATATGTGATAGTTGATCTTGTTATTATAAGGAGCAGTTTATCAAACCTTCTAATGTTTTCTCCCTTGCTTTAGTTCCAAACTACTGCACCAAAAAGCTGTTTCATGCGTCCTCCCGGGGCTATTCTCTCTCCTGGAGAGAGTATCATAGCAACTGGTAATAAGCGTTGTATGCGTTTGggcatttcttttatttttaatgatatgcaTTCATCAGGGATGATGGATATCAATCTTGGGACCTTTCtgtttaattaatatattaacaagtTTACACTTTTCATTTGGATGGATATGCTAGTGTTCAAGTTTGTGGAGGTACCAGAGAACAATGAAAAGCCAGATAAGAGCAAGCTTAAGTTCAAAATAATGAGCCTCAAGGTCAAAGGAGTAACAGACTACGTACCTGAGCTGGTAAGTTTCTCACTTTTCTAATTTCCATTGTATTATCATCTAAAATGTGATGAACATTCACAGTTATATCTCCTATTCATTGTGGGCTTGAACATATATGTACTTGGTGTATCTACCATGTCTGGGTTAAGCTGATGCAAATTTCTGCAAGTCTTATTCCTTTCTATAGATGAGATATGTGCAATCCATTATCAGATCAATAACTAGGGAAACAGGATGTTATAGATATGAGCTTTATAGACTAGTTTTCCTGGACGATTACTTATACCAATGATTTGGGAAAAgctttctttttgataagtcatTAAATTGGGAAAAACTATAGTTAATAATACTTCTTAAATgtacttattaatttattctaGATGATCCTGCTGCTGCCTACAGAATTGATGTTCTATTTAATCACAATTTAAGTTTTTCTATGGCCATGAACAATACTATTATTCAGCCTTAATAATATTCTGAGTTGCTTCCTACCTCTATTGGATGCTTACTTTGGCTGCTTGTTTTATCCTTTCATTCCTTTCTCATGTGCCTCTCTGTAGATAAATTGTGAAGTGAATAAAACCCTGATTGAATTGTTCTTAGTGAAGTGgtactttattatataaatttattttccctTTGCTCCCTCTTCCTCCAGTTTGATGAGCAGAAGGACCAAGTGGCAGTGGAGCAGATATTGCGAGTTGTTTTTCTAGATCCTGAGCGTCCTAACCCTG
Encoded proteins:
- the LOC121267799 gene encoding vesicle-associated protein 4-2-like, yielding MAIDAEHKSPSDGKSWNFFKLPFLHSAAGNNSTNTTSSSSSYNAHHQNNHRHDDNSNDIHNNHPLVEGSNPPHASNSVSSVARSLLPARRRLKLDPSNKLYFPYEPGKQVRSAVRIKNTSKSHVAFKFQTTAPKSCFMRPPGAILSPGESIIATVFKFVEVPENNEKPDKSKLKFKIMSLKVKGVTDYVPELFDEQKDQVAVEQILRVVFLDPERPNPAMEKLKRQLAEAEAALEARKKLPEDTGPRIIGEGLVIDEWKERRERYLARQQVEAVDSV